A single window of Chloracidobacterium sp. DNA harbors:
- a CDS encoding GNAT family N-acetyltransferase: MIFSDIKLSQKLERTEARVNADFVETRARLESEIGAEWIEVAGTYAMFDGVESPLTQTFGLGLFEDATDEHLDEIEAFFNERKAPVFHEVSPMTDPSLMELLSTRGYRPIELTSVMFRELDRLIEKRRRNESLTTRVISSDEIDLWARTSADGWATEHEGLADFMFSFGRIGAQCKGAFPYLAELDGNPISTGSLFIYDDVCALAGASTIPAGRNQGAQTALLEDRLEFAAEKGCKLAIMGASPGSQSQKNAQKNGFKIAYTRTKWQLRV, translated from the coding sequence GTGATTTTTTCAGATATAAAGCTTTCCCAAAAACTTGAGCGCACCGAAGCCCGGGTCAACGCCGACTTTGTCGAAACTCGAGCAAGGCTCGAGTCCGAAATCGGAGCGGAATGGATCGAGGTCGCCGGAACATACGCGATGTTCGACGGGGTCGAATCACCGCTGACACAGACCTTCGGACTAGGGCTATTTGAAGATGCAACCGACGAGCATCTCGACGAGATCGAAGCGTTTTTCAACGAACGAAAAGCCCCTGTTTTTCACGAAGTCAGCCCGATGACGGATCCGTCGCTGATGGAGTTATTGTCGACGCGGGGCTATCGGCCGATCGAATTGACGAGCGTGATGTTTCGCGAGCTTGACCGATTGATCGAAAAGCGGCGGCGGAATGAAAGTCTGACGACTCGGGTTATCTCGTCCGATGAAATCGATCTTTGGGCTCGAACGTCTGCTGACGGCTGGGCGACGGAACACGAAGGCCTCGCGGATTTTATGTTTAGTTTCGGCCGGATCGGAGCGCAATGCAAAGGAGCCTTTCCATACCTCGCCGAACTCGACGGCAATCCGATCTCCACAGGATCATTGTTCATTTACGATGACGTCTGCGCACTCGCCGGGGCCAGCACGATCCCGGCGGGCCGCAATCAAGGTGCCCAAACCGCGTTGCTCGAAGACCGCCTGGAATTTGCCGCCGAAAAGGGCTGCAAGCTAGCCATTATGGGAGCATCGCCCGGCAGTCAGTCCCAGAAAAACGCTCAGAAAAACGGCTTTAAGATCGCTTATACACGCACAAAATGGCAGCTTCGCGTTTGA
- a CDS encoding serine hydrolase, producing the protein MKKQIFSYFLGLAILVLVLANSAHSQVLTSAEIDLLVERSMKAFDVPGISVGVIKDGKVIYAKGHGVRSLNASAKMDENTLVGIASNSKAFTTVSLGILVDEGKIKWDDRVQDYIPEFKLYNPYVTEDFRIRDLLTHRSGLGLGAGDLMFFPDGSDFTIEDVIHNLRYLKQVSSFRTKYDYDNNLYIVAGEVIRRVSGKSWPEFVEERIMKPLGMTSSAGLFERLQDRSNVIEGHASVEGKVQVIKRSNVRVPAAAGGINSNITDLAKWVGMLLNGAKYNGDKRLISERTLKEIWSPQTIIPVNAPGPYNTHFSAYALGFGVSDVNGYKQVSHTGGLEGMVTQITMIPELNLGIIVLTNQQEGGAFSSITNQIKDGYFGVKGRDWVTDISASRQKSIATAKGITDKVALDIENAQRSGGAVIEAELISGTYTDAWLGDAAIEMKGGKLRFSSKRSPRLTGDLIPYKANTYVVKWDDLSMDADAFVSFSLDENGAAAGFTMRAISPLTDFSYDFHDLDFRRKK; encoded by the coding sequence ATGAAAAAACAAATCTTCTCGTATTTCCTAGGCCTGGCAATTTTGGTCCTTGTTTTGGCAAACAGCGCTCACTCTCAAGTGCTGACAAGTGCGGAGATCGATCTGCTGGTAGAGCGGTCGATGAAGGCATTCGACGTGCCCGGCATCTCGGTCGGTGTGATCAAGGATGGCAAGGTCATATATGCGAAAGGCCACGGCGTTCGTTCGCTGAATGCCAGTGCGAAGATGGACGAGAATACGCTGGTCGGCATCGCGTCCAATTCAAAAGCGTTTACGACCGTGTCACTCGGTATTCTTGTCGACGAGGGAAAGATCAAGTGGGACGACCGCGTTCAGGATTATATTCCTGAATTCAAGCTATACAACCCATACGTCACGGAGGATTTTCGCATCCGCGATCTGCTGACACATCGCAGCGGACTTGGGCTAGGTGCGGGCGACCTGATGTTTTTCCCGGATGGCAGTGATTTTACGATCGAGGATGTTATCCATAATCTACGGTATTTGAAACAAGTTTCGAGTTTCCGTACCAAATATGATTATGACAACAATCTCTATATCGTTGCGGGCGAGGTGATCAGACGGGTTTCGGGCAAAAGCTGGCCCGAATTTGTCGAGGAGCGGATAATGAAACCGCTCGGGATGACGAGTTCTGCCGGGCTATTTGAGAGGCTGCAAGATCGCAGTAACGTGATCGAGGGACACGCAAGCGTGGAGGGAAAAGTTCAGGTCATCAAGCGAAGTAACGTGCGCGTGCCGGCGGCGGCGGGCGGCATCAATTCGAACATCACAGACCTTGCGAAATGGGTCGGGATGCTCTTGAACGGCGCAAAATACAACGGCGACAAGCGGCTTATTTCCGAAAGAACTTTGAAAGAGATCTGGTCGCCGCAGACGATCATCCCGGTCAACGCGCCCGGACCATATAACACACATTTTTCAGCGTACGCTCTCGGGTTTGGCGTCAGCGATGTTAACGGTTACAAACAGGTGTCGCATACCGGCGGCCTCGAGGGAATGGTCACCCAGATCACGATGATCCCGGAACTTAACCTTGGAATTATCGTCCTAACAAACCAGCAAGAAGGCGGTGCATTCTCATCGATCACCAATCAGATAAAAGACGGTTATTTTGGGGTCAAAGGCCGAGATTGGGTCACGGACATTTCCGCTAGCCGTCAAAAATCGATCGCGACGGCAAAGGGCATCACCGATAAGGTCGCTCTCGATATTGAAAATGCCCAAAGGTCCGGCGGTGCTGTAATTGAAGCGGAGTTGATCTCGGGCACATATACAGACGCGTGGCTCGGTGATGCCGCGATCGAAATGAAGGGCGGAAAGCTGCGATTCAGCTCAAAGCGTTCGCCGCGGCTTACCGGTGACCTGATCCCATACAAAGCCAATACATATGTTGTGAAATGGGACGACCTCAGTATGGACGCCGACGCATTTGTGAGTTTTAGCCTCGACGAAAACGGAGCGGCCGCAGGCTTTACAATGCGTGCGATCTCACCACTCACCGATTTCAGCTATGACTTTCACGATCTCGATTTTCGCCGTAAGAAGTAG
- the hydA gene encoding dihydropyrimidinase: MKTLIKNGRVVTAVDDYRADILIEDGTVSLIGKEINVEADVVIDASGKLVIPGGIDPHTHMELPFGGTFASDDFFTGTRAAAFGGTTTIIDFAVQTKGESMTSGVDAWHKKAEGKTCIDYGFHLITTEFEDGDEKEMYKLMDEGITSFKLFMAYPGVFLADDATIFRAMSAAGKRGGLICMHAENGIVINEIIKRFLANGRTAPKYHALTRPTIAEAEGVHRAIAIAEMAESPVYIVHLSCTDALNQVRQARDRGISAFAETCPQYLFHSIEDYGDGWDGTKYVMTPPLREKHNCAELWKGLKMDDLQVISTDHCPFCMKEQKELGINDFSKIPNGAPGVENRLALIYNGGVVENRISLNRFVELTSTAAAKMFGMFPKKGTIAVGSDADIVIFDPNGETKFGVEHEHMNVDYSSYEGWTIKGKVETVLSRGRVIIENGKHTGKQGDGEFLKRGECVKA, from the coding sequence ATGAAAACACTAATTAAGAACGGACGCGTTGTTACGGCGGTTGATGACTACAGGGCGGATATTTTGATCGAGGATGGGACGGTTTCGTTGATCGGGAAAGAGATCAATGTCGAGGCGGATGTGGTAATTGATGCGAGCGGGAAGCTGGTGATACCGGGCGGGATCGATCCGCATACGCATATGGAGCTGCCGTTTGGTGGGACGTTCGCGTCGGACGATTTCTTTACGGGCACGCGGGCGGCGGCGTTTGGCGGGACGACGACGATCATTGATTTTGCGGTGCAGACGAAGGGCGAATCGATGACTTCGGGCGTGGACGCATGGCACAAAAAGGCCGAGGGCAAGACCTGCATCGACTACGGGTTTCATCTCATCACCACCGAATTTGAGGACGGCGATGAGAAGGAGATGTATAAGCTGATGGACGAGGGCATTACTTCGTTCAAGCTGTTTATGGCGTATCCGGGCGTGTTCTTGGCAGACGACGCGACCATCTTTCGTGCGATGTCTGCCGCCGGAAAACGCGGCGGCCTGATCTGTATGCACGCCGAGAACGGCATCGTCATAAACGAGATCATCAAACGCTTTCTCGCCAACGGACGAACGGCTCCGAAGTATCACGCACTCACGCGTCCAACGATCGCTGAGGCCGAAGGTGTTCACCGAGCTATCGCCATCGCAGAGATGGCAGAGTCGCCGGTTTACATTGTTCACCTTTCGTGTACCGATGCTCTCAATCAGGTTCGCCAAGCGAGAGATCGCGGCATCTCCGCATTTGCGGAGACTTGTCCGCAGTATCTTTTTCACTCGATAGAAGATTACGGCGACGGTTGGGATGGGACGAAATACGTGATGACGCCGCCGCTTCGCGAGAAGCACAACTGCGCCGAGCTTTGGAAAGGCCTCAAGATGGACGACCTTCAAGTGATCTCGACCGACCATTGTCCGTTTTGTATGAAAGAGCAGAAGGAACTCGGCATCAATGATTTCTCAAAGATCCCGAACGGTGCTCCGGGCGTCGAAAATCGACTCGCACTTATCTATAACGGCGGCGTGGTCGAAAATCGCATATCGCTCAATCGTTTTGTCGAACTCACCTCGACAGCCGCAGCCAAGATGTTTGGGATGTTCCCGAAAAAGGGCACCATCGCCGTCGGTTCGGATGCCGATATCGTAATATTCGACCCCAACGGCGAGACCAAATTCGGTGTCGAACACGAACATATGAACGTCGATTATTCGAGTTACGAAGGCTGGACCATCAAGGGCAAGGTCGAAACCGTCCTGTCACGCGGCCGCGTCATCATCGAAAACGGTAAGCACACCGGCAAGCAAGGCGACGGTGAATTCCTGAAACGCGGCGAGTGCGTAAAGGCGTAA
- a CDS encoding antitoxin family protein produces the protein MDQITTAIYENGVLRPAVSLDLPEHSEVEITIHTHGDSLDDKVGRALEVAGLSTPRKIRRSPISDERRAELARIFSSKTPLGDYIREDRDAR, from the coding sequence ATGGATCAAATAACCACTGCAATTTATGAAAATGGTGTGTTGCGTCCAGCTGTGTCTCTCGACCTGCCGGAACACTCGGAGGTTGAAATAACCATTCATACGCATGGCGATTCGCTTGACGATAAAGTTGGACGTGCGCTCGAAGTTGCCGGTTTGTCAACGCCGCGAAAGATAAGAAGGTCGCCTATAAGCGATGAACGACGGGCCGAACTTGCCAGGATATTTTCCTCAAAAACCCCGCTCGGCGATTATATCCGGGAAGATCGCGACGCCAGATGA
- a CDS encoding type II toxin-antitoxin system VapC family toxin, which produces MSQIYYSDSSVLVKRHIHEIGTDWLLELLDPAANNSIITSTLTIVEGLSALNRRVREAALDATDYPQIAEDFLVISNNEYRFVDVTAEVIDNTQRLLETYPLRAGDAIQLASAIISRTTIQSANLAAPIFLASDIKLLDAAIAEGFTTDNPLLHP; this is translated from the coding sequence ATGAGTCAAATCTATTACTCGGACAGCAGCGTTCTCGTAAAACGCCACATACACGAGATCGGCACCGACTGGCTCCTTGAGTTGCTCGACCCGGCGGCCAACAACTCGATCATCACATCAACGCTAACTATCGTTGAAGGTCTGAGTGCCTTAAATCGCCGTGTCCGCGAAGCCGCTCTCGACGCAACTGATTATCCGCAGATCGCCGAGGATTTTCTCGTAATTTCAAATAACGAATATCGTTTTGTAGATGTCACCGCTGAGGTGATAGATAACACGCAACGCCTGCTCGAAACTTACCCGCTTCGCGCGGGTGATGCGATACAGCTTGCCTCTGCAATCATTTCGAGAACAACAATCCAAAGTGCCAACCTAGCCGCTCCGATCTTTCTAGCCTCCGACATCAAACTTCTCGACGCTGCAATCGCCGAAGGTTTTACGACTGATAATCCTTTACTACACCCCTAA
- a CDS encoding DUF2059 domain-containing protein, translated as MKKLRVTYCAVVLIFTAFVGISTFAQQEPQTEKQALVMKFRKLTGADNVMLEINVSFEDIKNDLIGSVDSDKELTDSQKQELRKSAVDAYNRLDQQLKDFLNDQPKITPISEAAVFQVYDQAFTEAELKELIAFYSNATGQKALKFLPTLSAQVQQSFQSMLLPKVQDFITPKIKAEGEQLKQKIQDAKTKKP; from the coding sequence ATGAAAAAACTTCGTGTTACCTATTGCGCCGTGGTCCTCATCTTTACAGCCTTCGTTGGAATTTCAACGTTTGCGCAGCAGGAGCCTCAGACAGAAAAACAAGCTCTTGTGATGAAGTTTCGGAAACTTACTGGTGCTGACAATGTGATGCTAGAAATCAATGTTTCCTTTGAGGACATTAAGAATGACCTTATCGGAAGCGTTGACAGCGATAAAGAACTGACGGATTCACAAAAACAGGAACTTCGGAAGTCTGCGGTTGACGCTTACAATCGCCTTGACCAGCAACTAAAGGACTTCCTCAACGACCAACCGAAGATAACACCGATTTCAGAGGCGGCAGTCTTTCAGGTCTATGACCAAGCGTTCACTGAAGCCGAACTAAAGGAACTAATTGCTTTCTACAGTAACGCGACAGGACAGAAGGCTCTTAAATTCCTACCCACTCTCTCTGCCCAAGTTCAGCAATCATTTCAATCAATGCTTTTGCCTAAGGTTCAGGATTTTATAACACCGAAGATCAAGGCTGAAGGCGAGCAGTTGAAACAGAAAATTCAAGACGCTAAAACGAAGAAGCCTTAA
- a CDS encoding nucleotidyltransferase, translated as MSLLVEAIITLAKNKVDFVVIGGMAIRSHGSSYVTQDLDVCYSREKTNLVKLAKALAPLDPRPRNFLDELPFVWDESTLRNATNFTLRTSFGDIDLLGKVKGVGTYLDAVNDCVVIEVGGYKVNILSIDGLIRAKTEAGREKDVPGLKELYALKQAFSDED; from the coding sequence ATGAGTCTGTTGGTCGAAGCCATTATTACACTTGCGAAGAATAAGGTTGATTTTGTTGTGATCGGCGGCATGGCGATTCGTAGTCACGGCTCGTCGTATGTAACGCAGGACTTGGACGTTTGTTATTCTCGCGAAAAAACAAATTTGGTAAAGCTGGCAAAGGCTCTGGCTCCCCTTGACCCAAGGCCTCGAAATTTTCTCGACGAACTTCCGTTTGTTTGGGACGAATCGACGCTACGAAACGCAACAAATTTCACACTCAGAACGTCCTTTGGTGATATCGATCTTTTGGGCAAGGTTAAAGGTGTCGGAACATATCTCGATGCGGTTAACGACTGCGTTGTGATCGAGGTCGGCGGATACAAGGTGAATATCCTCTCGATAGATGGCCTGATCCGCGCGAAAACCGAAGCAGGCCGGGAAAAGGACGTGCCCGGACTCAAAGAACTATACGCGCTGAAACAAGCATTTTCGGACGAAGACTGA
- a CDS encoding BrnT family toxin: MRYDFEWDPKKARGNIRKHKVNFERATSVFRDPNLLSIPDVEGSRLEERWITIGLDENGVLLVLSHKFMSLDDESSRIRIISARKASKAETKQYEKGI, translated from the coding sequence ATGCGTTACGATTTTGAATGGGATCCAAAGAAAGCAAGGGGCAATATTCGCAAGCACAAAGTTAACTTTGAGCGGGCGACGAGCGTTTTTCGGGACCCAAATTTGCTCTCGATCCCGGACGTCGAAGGTAGTCGATTAGAGGAACGTTGGATTACAATTGGTTTGGATGAAAACGGAGTCTTACTCGTCCTATCACATAAATTTATGAGCCTCGACGACGAGAGTTCGCGGATCAGAATTATTTCCGCGAGAAAAGCTTCTAAAGCAGAAACAAAACAATATGAAAAAGGAATATGA
- a CDS encoding DUF2306 domain-containing protein, producing the protein MLNQRLLPKIQSAFNRTNVISAISFLALAFFTYQMARITAAYIPYNTDVGFLRIKQQYIEIDHWRIAFFVHVYTSIWVLFAGFTQFSQSMRSRFPKLHRVFGYVYVADILLITGPAGLIMGFYANGGPTSKVAFILLALLWIYFTGMAVIKARKGDYDAHRDYMIRSYALTLSALTLRAWKWSVNNSFELPPMDVYRTVAWLGWVPNLMLAEFLIWRYKVNAAKRVSAARAAAADLQSKRTENQPGSIRPS; encoded by the coding sequence ATGCTTAATCAACGATTATTACCTAAGATCCAAAGTGCATTCAACCGCACGAACGTCATTTCTGCGATATCGTTTTTAGCACTGGCATTTTTCACGTATCAGATGGCTCGGATCACCGCGGCATATATTCCATATAATACCGATGTCGGCTTCCTGCGAATAAAGCAGCAATATATCGAGATCGACCATTGGCGGATCGCATTTTTTGTTCACGTTTACACAAGCATTTGGGTTCTCTTTGCCGGATTTACGCAATTCTCCCAGTCTATGCGTTCGCGGTTTCCTAAACTGCATCGTGTATTCGGATACGTTTATGTAGCCGATATCTTACTCATAACCGGTCCCGCCGGGTTGATAATGGGATTCTATGCAAATGGCGGACCGACCTCTAAGGTCGCGTTCATCCTGCTGGCGTTGCTATGGATATACTTTACTGGGATGGCGGTGATCAAGGCCCGAAAGGGCGACTACGACGCTCATCGCGACTATATGATCCGAAGTTATGCACTGACGCTGTCGGCATTGACGCTACGGGCGTGGAAATGGAGCGTAAATAACTCATTTGAATTGCCGCCGATGGACGTCTATCGCACCGTCGCGTGGCTTGGATGGGTGCCCAACCTTATGCTTGCAGAGTTCCTGATCTGGCGGTACAAAGTAAATGCGGCAAAGCGAGTGTCGGCCGCGCGTGCCGCCGCGGCAGATCTGCAAAGCAAACGAACCGAAAATCAGCCTGGTTCAATTCGCCCGAGTTAG
- a CDS encoding YARHG domain-containing protein, which translates to MKNLVLLLIATTFLFGCSVQKTAEKTTDKFDDTAANNSMATAANAPTAAAGDAVAQEILGSYVGTFGDNKITLLITSISGNTISGRSIVGGNDRPFDGTFALENGSYVVSGKEPGDHKDDGAFKFNIAKSNINELVGTWKANDTKRPEKSYKLERRKFEYRAGVGNWPQASKRLLKPADVENLPKGELEFMRNEIFARHGYCFKKKELRQQFENEDWYIPNTVDIKNYLTDIEKTNIALIKRYEKYADEYGDEYGR; encoded by the coding sequence ATGAAAAACCTAGTATTACTCTTGATCGCGACGACGTTCCTTTTCGGCTGTAGTGTTCAGAAAACTGCAGAAAAGACTACTGATAAGTTTGATGATACCGCAGCTAACAACTCAATGGCGACTGCGGCAAATGCCCCGACGGCAGCGGCCGGCGACGCAGTAGCTCAAGAAATACTTGGATCATACGTCGGCACATTTGGCGATAACAAAATTACGCTGCTGATCACGAGCATCAGCGGCAATACGATCTCCGGACGCAGCATCGTCGGCGGCAATGATCGCCCGTTCGACGGGACGTTCGCATTGGAGAATGGCTCGTATGTCGTCTCCGGCAAAGAACCGGGCGACCATAAGGACGACGGAGCCTTCAAATTTAATATCGCCAAGTCGAATATAAATGAACTTGTCGGCACGTGGAAGGCCAATGACACCAAACGTCCTGAAAAATCCTATAAGCTCGAACGCAGAAAGTTTGAATACCGTGCCGGCGTTGGCAATTGGCCGCAGGCGTCCAAGCGTTTGCTCAAGCCTGCTGATGTCGAGAATTTGCCAAAGGGCGAACTCGAATTTATGCGCAACGAGATCTTTGCCCGTCACGGATACTGCTTTAAGAAAAAAGAACTTCGTCAGCAATTTGAGAACGAAGACTGGTATATCCCCAATACCGTAGATATCAAAAACTACCTGACCGATATCGAAAAAACCAATATTGCTCTGATCAAACGCTACGAGAAATACGCGGATGAATACGGCGACGAGTATGGCCGTTAA
- a CDS encoding aspartate aminotransferase family protein: MTQPEQKSSLKSTIEKHKEFLFPAVATYYQEPIALVKGEGEYVWDDQGNRYLDCFGGVLTVSVGHANPRINEAVLEQNKTIQHTSALYANPNQSNLAEKLAEITPGDLKKSFFTSTGTEADDTAQMAAKIATGRHEVVVLRHSYSGRSATALSSTGHSNWRPLPAQVAGIVHAPAPYCYRCPFKLEYPSCGVACAQDIEELIQTTTTGEIAAFMAEPILGVGGFIVPPPEYFEIAYGIARNYGGLCIADEVQTAWGRTGDKWFGIEHWNVEPDIITSAKGMANGIPIGWTIATPEVADKFPGLTFATFGGNPVSTAAALAVIKMIEDDDLRTNCRVVGDYFRSKLDELKDKYPVIGDVRGMGLMQGIELVKDRQTKEPAPAAVLTVFEETKRQGVLIGKGGLYGNVIRTGMMLNSTKDNVDELIRALDAGFALC; the protein is encoded by the coding sequence ATGACACAACCAGAACAAAAATCGTCCTTAAAAAGTACTATCGAAAAGCACAAGGAATTTCTATTTCCGGCCGTCGCCACTTACTATCAGGAGCCGATCGCGCTCGTTAAGGGCGAAGGCGAGTACGTCTGGGACGATCAGGGGAACCGGTATCTCGATTGCTTCGGCGGTGTGCTGACCGTGAGTGTCGGGCACGCCAATCCGCGGATCAACGAGGCGGTGCTTGAGCAAAACAAAACGATCCAGCATACCTCCGCGCTCTATGCTAATCCGAACCAGTCGAACCTGGCCGAGAAATTGGCTGAGATCACGCCCGGCGATCTGAAGAAATCATTTTTTACCTCAACCGGCACCGAGGCGGACGATACGGCACAGATGGCGGCCAAGATCGCAACCGGACGTCACGAGGTCGTAGTTTTGCGCCACAGTTATTCGGGGCGTTCGGCGACGGCACTGTCATCGACGGGACACTCGAACTGGCGTCCGTTGCCGGCACAGGTCGCGGGTATTGTCCACGCACCTGCACCGTATTGCTATCGATGCCCGTTCAAGCTCGAATATCCCAGTTGCGGTGTAGCGTGTGCCCAAGATATTGAGGAACTGATCCAGACGACGACGACCGGCGAGATCGCGGCGTTTATGGCCGAACCGATCCTCGGCGTCGGCGGATTTATCGTGCCGCCACCTGAGTATTTTGAAATCGCGTACGGTATCGCGCGTAATTACGGCGGCCTGTGTATCGCGGACGAGGTGCAGACCGCTTGGGGGCGTACGGGTGACAAGTGGTTCGGCATTGAGCACTGGAATGTTGAGCCGGACATCATCACGTCCGCCAAAGGTATGGCCAACGGCATTCCGATCGGCTGGACGATCGCGACTCCTGAGGTCGCTGACAAATTCCCGGGCTTGACCTTCGCCACCTTCGGCGGCAATCCTGTCTCGACCGCTGCGGCCCTTGCCGTTATCAAAATGATCGAGGACGACGACCTTCGTACCAACTGCCGCGTGGTCGGCGATTATTTCCGCAGCAAACTCGACGAACTTAAGGACAAATATCCGGTGATCGGCGACGTCCGTGGTATGGGTTTAATGCAGGGAATCGAGCTCGTCAAAGACCGCCAGACCAAGGAACCCGCACCGGCTGCGGTTCTCACCGTTTTTGAAGAGACCAAACGCCAAGGCGTCCTCATCGGCAAGGGCGGCCTCTACGGCAACGTCATCCGAACGGGAATGATGCTTAATTCGACAAAGGATAATGTCGATGAATTGATACGTGCGCTCGATGCCGGCTTTGCTCTGTGTTAG